A window of Arcobacter sp. CECT 8983 contains these coding sequences:
- the nuoK gene encoding NADH-quinone oxidoreductase subunit NuoK, with amino-acid sequence MSLNAYLILSAILFFIGMLGVLRRKNLLMLFFSTEIMLNSVNVGLAAVSKFQEDITGQMFAFFIVAVAASEVAIGLGLLILWYKKKGSINLDTLQSMKG; translated from the coding sequence ATGAGTTTAAATGCATATTTAATTTTATCTGCAATACTTTTTTTTATAGGGATGCTTGGAGTATTAAGAAGAAAAAATCTTTTAATGCTTTTCTTTTCAACAGAGATCATGTTAAATTCAGTAAATGTTGGACTTGCTGCTGTATCAAAATTTCAAGAAGATATCACAGGACAAATGTTTGCCTTTTTTATTGTTGCTGTTGCAGCAAGTGAGGTTGCTATAGGACTTGGACTTCTTATTCTTTGGTACAAGAAAAAAGGCTCAATCAATCTTGATACTTTACAAAGCATGAAAGGATAG
- a CDS encoding NADH-quinone oxidoreductase subunit J, giving the protein MFEIVAFYLFAFLTVSMFSITVFTNNSLYALSSLAAGMIFISAFFFLLGAEFLGAVQIVVYTGAVMALYAFGMMFFDSLSTVKENIKNPRLVFLLTGISSLIVVLIFTAPIIESNINAHYPVNTELGNSQQVGIILFTKYLVPFEIAAVMLLVAMIGGIILAGKKMNVSYTELSEEQIDALEKEEKERNK; this is encoded by the coding sequence ATGTTTGAGATTGTAGCCTTTTATCTTTTTGCATTTTTAACTGTATCAATGTTTTCAATTACAGTTTTTACAAATAACTCTTTATATGCATTAAGTTCATTAGCAGCTGGAATGATATTTATTTCAGCTTTTTTCTTTCTGCTAGGAGCAGAGTTTTTAGGAGCTGTACAAATTGTTGTTTATACAGGAGCTGTAATGGCTTTATATGCTTTTGGTATGATGTTTTTTGATTCTTTATCAACTGTAAAAGAGAATATAAAAAATCCAAGATTAGTATTTTTGTTAACTGGAATTTCTTCTTTAATTGTAGTGTTAATATTCACTGCTCCAATTATCGAATCAAATATTAATGCTCACTATCCTGTAAATACAGAATTAGGAAATTCACAACAAGTTGGAATTATACTGTTTACAAAATATTTAGTTCCCTTTGAAATTGCAGCAGTAATGCTCTTAGTTGCCATGATTGGTGGAATTATTCTAGCAGGTAAAAAGATGAATGTATCATATACAGAACTTAGTGAAGAACAAATTGATGCACTAGAAAAAGAAGAGAAAGAGAGAAACAAATGA
- the nuoI gene encoding NADH-quinone oxidoreductase subunit NuoI yields MSLDKLKNRDVSVDDYINIFEDNYPKTSWEHFKQVIKRSLKGELFKGLGIVLNIMRQALFKGEMQTVQYPAEKLPIGPRYRAVHKLLALLESGENRCIGCGLCEKICIADCIRMDTRIDENSRKEVLEYTINMGRCIFCGYCAEVCPELAIVHGGRYENASEQRAHFALKEDLLTPLDKLLEQKEYPGFGAVSPDADKKIKKTPLLY; encoded by the coding sequence ATGAGTTTAGATAAATTAAAAAATAGAGATGTTAGCGTAGATGATTATATAAACATATTTGAAGATAACTATCCAAAAACTTCATGGGAACATTTTAAACAAGTTATAAAAAGATCACTAAAGGGTGAACTTTTTAAAGGACTTGGAATTGTTTTAAATATTATGAGACAAGCACTATTTAAAGGTGAAATGCAAACAGTCCAATATCCAGCTGAAAAACTTCCTATTGGACCTAGATATAGAGCAGTTCATAAATTACTTGCACTTTTAGAATCTGGTGAAAATAGATGTATTGGATGTGGTCTTTGTGAGAAAATTTGTATTGCTGATTGTATTAGAATGGATACTAGAATTGACGAAAACTCTAGAAAAGAAGTACTTGAATATACAATTAATATGGGTAGATGTATCTTTTGTGGTTATTGTGCAGAAGTTTGTCCAGAGCTTGCAATTGTTCATGGTGGCAGATATGAAAATGCAAGTGAACAAAGAGCTCATTTTGCTTTAAAAGAGGATTTATTAACACCCCTTGATAAATTATTAGAGCAAAAAGAGTATCCAGGTTTTGGTGCTGTATCCCCTGATGCTGATAAAAAAATTAAAAAAACACCACTATTATATTAA